The DNA region ttgtaatatttttactattataatttatacatctaaaatatatcatgtttgaacaaaatttgaacttttaaaAAGTGCGGATCAATCGGAATGAATGAAGTAGGCGAGTTAATAGACTAAACGTACTAGAATGAATGCCTTAACGCCGTGTCTCTCGAGCTTCACTTCGAGGTTGGGATCATCAGCCAGCTGAAGCAACACATCCACCATGTCCTTGGCTACGTAGTCCTCCATACCTCTTTCCCTCTCGTTGTGCTCGTCCAAAACATGCTCCAAGAACCTGTCAAACTTCTTGCTCACCGCCTTCATCCTCTTTATGTACCCGTCCAAGTCCAAGAAATTGATCCAAGGGATCGAGTCCCCGATGCTCAGCCCCCCGCTCAAGACGAACACCTCATTGATCATCTTCTTGAACTTCTCTGGGTTCATGATCGACCCATCAGTTTTCTGAGTGTACTTCTTCCCCAGAACCATCCGGCTGATCACGTTGAGGCTGAGGTCGGACAAGTGGTCAATCAGGGTGACCGGGCTCTCCCTCATGTCGAAAAGGTCGTGGAGGAAGGCCTTCATCTCTTCCTCTCGGATGTACCGATAAGACTCGAGGCGCTTCGGACTGAAGAGTTCCATCATGCTTATCTTGCGTGCTTGGCGCCAGTACGGGCCGTACTCGGACCAAGTGATGTTGGAGTAGTTGTAGGTGATGTACTTGCCAACATTGAACTTGGGCCGGCCTGCGAAGGTCGCATCGTGTGTCTTGAGGATCGCCCGTGCCATCTCCGCGGATGAGGCCACAATTAGAGGAAAGGAACCGAAGCGGAGGCTCATCAAGGAACCGTACTTCTTAGAGAGCTCATGAATGGAGTGGTGGGGAAGTGGACCAATAAGGTTGAGGTTCCCGATGATGGGCCAAGGCTTCGGGCCGGGGGGCAAGTTGAGCTGCCGGCCGCGGCAGAAGCGACGGGAAAGGAGGATGAGGGCAAGGGTTGCTAGCCATGCGGCAGTATATGAAGCCCAATTGGAAGGAATGTCCATATTTGAAAGGTTATGCGCCATTATTAGTTCGTACAACGAGGAAATTGGGCTAAGGATGTTTGAAGTGGAAGTGGAAGATGCATATATGAATTGGAAATGGGAagtatatacacatatatacattccAGTTTCCAATTACGTGACGCAATGATACCGACCGCATCTCAAGCTTTGCTAGAGGTCGTGGAAGAGCATGTGCAAGGAGAAATTTGTCGGCCTTCGGCATGTCTCGATTTATTAACATGAAACACGTGTTTAATATattgtttttttccttttctaatttttctgaCAAGTGTCAGAAGAATTCCCGAATTTATTAGGAAGTTTgcattcaaaaaaatatgtagCGCCGCAATACACgaaaaaacaaacacaaaaaaagaaaataaataaatgagagCCGTGCTTTGCATTCCGAGATTCCCAAACACGTAAGTATTGATTGAAGTTGCAATTGTTTCATTTGTGTAAAATGTTGTTTTTCTTCATCTCGCCTAAAATGTTGTTTGCCTTCTTCATCTCGAACATTTATATAGAGGAATAACTTGGCCCCAactgaaataataaaattaaactagAAGAGATCGAGAATTTATCTTGTTTAAActatattttccttttgtgtAGACCACCTCTATGACTAATTTTGCTTCGACTCTCACGTATAATTAAAAGAGATTCTGGTTCGATATTTGGCACAGGACTACTTATGCCACTTATTAGATATTAggatttcaattttcttttttcgttaaatgaattttaattttcttataagcCTATCGACCTCCTTtgtaattaaaagaaaaaaaaagttcagcTGTGGCAGTCAATAAAGAACATAACTATTTCAAAATCATGCATTATTTTGGGGTGTACCTGGTATACGGAAACCCAACGAGATCCGATTAATCCAATTTGAGTTAGATCAGCTCGctaaaagataaaactcttccagcattcattttttttccatttaaatgattcaaatctaaaatcttatttaaaaagaatagTATCAAATTACCTAAACCAACCCATGTTACAATTCATCATGTTTTACATATTGCCTAAACCAGCACATATTACAATTCGAATTGTAACAATGTGTTTTACATATTAGTAATGTTCTCTACAAACATGTGGATATAGAATTTTAAACATCCTGGGTATAGTTCcagatttattaattaaaaattttaaacccAATGTACAGTTCCAGAATTGCCCAATGGCCCCAAGCTGCACTGTTTTCACCCGCATCGGAGGCAGCTGCAACGACTCAATGACCGTGGCCTCCTCCTACCCGACCTACCCAGACTAATCGGTTTCTTTCCTCTCTTTCCGGTGATGGATTCTTCTCTTGGTCTTTTGTCTTCTCCCCGCGATTGTATCCTCGCCTACTATGACATATGATCGCAACAATAGTCTGATTGTTCTACTTTCCACATGCAAAAACCAATCTTTTATGGCTTCTGCTTTTTTTGTGTTGTTTTTGCAGGTATCAGCTCCTTGTGTAATCGTTGGTCTAATCCAATCAAGGAGGCTTTAGGCTTCCTTGGTTTGGTTGCCGATGACTCTGTGGTGATTGCTGGTATGAACCAACCATGCTCCTTGGGTTGATTACTTAGGGCTTGAGCTATTAAGGATTGGGTAGATTGATTGTGTCTGTTGGTTGTTATTATTGGTGAGATCTTGCGCTCGGATACTAGCCCTAGATATCCTAGCCATCTACTTTATTTTGAAGTAGAATTTCATTGTGGATTTAGGATGTCCACCTTTCCGATTACTATTAGGATCCACAATGAAATACTGATAGTGATTGGAGCCGACGGCTTCAAAATaacaaattataattgtatccGTTCTTTGATGTTTCTCCTATTTTTCCTTTGTAGTTTACCCGATGAATAAACCCCTTGTCTCCGGTCTAGTAATTTCTGATTAGACATTTTAACCTGTATCCGTTTTTGTTGTAGATTTATAAAGGATTCATTTATCTGCTTGAGCAAAAAATACCTACTATAGGATGATTGCGGACTCAAAAGAAACAAATCAGCAAATGTGTTCTAAAACATAAAACCCGTGTTCATAATTattgtatcttttttttttgggaatatTTTTTCCTGACAAACAATATCAGAAGAATGCCTGAATAAAATAGCAAAATTCTATCTCAGAAATTACGTTAAGCTTCCGTGCTTAATTAGTTTCCGTGCTGATTATTTTTTGATGTGCACCATAATATCCGAAAATCCAACGGATCTCAACTAATTCAATTTCAGGTTTCAAATTTGAGTcttataaatagagaaaattcataccgtgagagttttaccttttATTGATCAACCtgactcgaactgaattaattcGATATTTTGGATTTTTGAATACCAAAGACCAATGagcacaccaaaaaaaattaagctcAGGTATTATtacacaaaaagaaaaaataaataaacgaaACTGGTGTCTTTTTCAGttcacggaaaaaaaaaaaagcaccgCATTAACGCATGCTGACCCTTCCTTGATAGGCCTCGGCCCTATATGCTATATGTTAAGCTGCCCCTGTCCATGATCAGATCTGACAATTTTACTGGGCATAAACCCATGCTTCTATTGCTTAGACGTCCCTTGATCCCTGGAGGGTATCAGCCCATGCTCTGGTTATTTGTATTCCGTCCAGTTTGCTCCCCGGCTTCAGTTTTTTGCCATCAAATACCACCTTTTTGCAAGCAGTATAGACATATGATTTTTAGCCAGCTGAATCTGGGGTTGAAGTCGATGAAAGAATGCTGCGGAGGAGCTCAAATCAGTTCATTCCTGATTGTGGAGGAATAGAGTTTTTCTGATGGGCTTGTGGTGGAGCTGCAATGGGTTTGATGAACTGATTGCATGATGTCGCAGCAGCTCTCTGCATTTACCATGTGAAGCCTTTCAGTGTGCATTCCCTTCACCCGATATGTTCTCTTTCGGACATAGCACAGTTAATTACACCATTTTCTAACAGAAACATGTACCGACTGTCTCTTTCAGAGGGACTCCCCGTGAACATAGTAAGTCGGCCTTGCCCCGTTCTGCAATTTGGTTGGCCAGTTATCCTTAGGTTGTGAGTTCATCAAGAGGACTggtctttttcaaaatctggTCTTTTTCAGAACTTAGCAAAATCGTAAGTAAGCATTTTTTTCGGTCATCCCAACACGATGAAAGCCAAGATATAAAAGATGAAATCAGGAACTTAATATTACCGATCCAACCTAATATAATTAAGATTGACTAACACCATGAGACCATCTTGATTCCGTACGTAGATATTAATACATAGAGTATAGATGAGGAGGCAGCCTTGGCTTAGGAACGACGAGAAGAGGGACCTTCCTAGGAGTAGTGAGACCGAAGACCTCCTCCATGTCCAGATCCTCAGGTCTCATCTCCCCAGGCAGCTTCCACTCGAACCCGTGTAGAAGATTAGCGAGGCTCCCATGGACCACCTTGAGTCCCAGGGGGTACCCTGGGCACATTCGCCGgcctgacccgaagggcaacAGTTCAAAGTCCTGGCCCTTCACATCAGTTTTCCTCCCGAGGAACCTCTCGGGCCTGAACTCATCTGGATCGCCCCAGATCTCTGGATCCCTACCGATTGTCCAAACACTCACCAAGGCCCTGGTGCCCTTGGGGATGTCGTAGTCGCCAATCTTGCAGTCCTCCCGGCACAGCCTAGGGATGAGCATCGGGACCACGGGGTGAAGTCTCATGGCCTCTTTGGTGATGGCATTAATGTACGGCAAGTTCACAATGTCCGTCTCTTGGACCCACCTTTCTTTTCCAATTACCTTGTTCAGTTCTTCAGTAGCCTTTTCGATGATCTCAGGCTTTCTGAGTAACTCCGACATAGCCCACACCACGGTAACGGCTGAGGTATCTGTTCCACCGGCTATGAAGTCCTATAGACACGCATAACTTGGGGTGATACCATAATTGGTACAAAACCTTTTTGAAATGTAATACTTTCAtacaaaaactaaaaattgtAGCGATTTCATACAAACGTTTATATTATGTTTCAAGGTTCAACAATTCATCAATTTATGCTAACGTGATTCCACGATGGCTGTTGACGTGTCCAACAACACTGACATGGCATGCCACATCGTTaatataacaataaaaataaaaaatgggaaaatacaataaaatttcacaaaactttttttgaaaagcgctactaaatattgaaaattcaataaaatttcatgaaaatagaaaaaaaaacgtcaaaaaataagaaaattagaatGTACTTTTCGGAAAAATTTTAAGAACCaacactaaaaaataaaaaaaatttaagaaatataaaaaaaataaaaatacaaaaaaatttcagaaaaataacaaagtttttcaaaaatataatatttttcaatattttcaaaaacacCACTTAGttgtttgtttttcaaataatagTTCTACCCAACTCGATTCAACTATATTCTTCCATATATTCAACAATATAGTCATTTCTAGTTTGCCTTTTTCTACcattcaataataatttcttactcatattttttctaaccatttttataatcaatttttaataataaatttcccatttactttcacatctatatatatgtacatatatatattctcatatattaacatatttgTCAGCGTTCGCAATCATtgcacaaaatcaagttgagttgaatCATTTATCTtactcaaaaaccaaacacaagcATAGTATTTTTCAAGAGTTTTTTACTATTTcctaaaatttttattgtatcTTTTCAATTgttgttatttttctaaaagtttcattgaatttttaagattatgtggcatttttaaaaaaatttatagaaaaaaattctttagTTTTAGTATTTTTCGAAATAATATTGTTATTCTACtaaaattttatgatatttttccaattttttgttattttaagaATATTGTTGCATTTTATGTATATAGCggagaatttaaattttctttaaaaattcttttcatttagtatttttgggatttttt from Punica granatum isolate Tunisia-2019 chromosome 3, ASM765513v2, whole genome shotgun sequence includes:
- the LOC116199769 gene encoding trimethyltridecatetraene synthase-like, with product MAHNLSNMDIPSNWASYTAAWLATLALILLSRRFCRGRQLNLPPGPKPWPIIGNLNLIGPLPHHSIHELSKKYGSLMSLRFGSFPLIVASSAEMARAILKTHDATFAGRPKFNVGKYITYNYSNITWSEYGPYWRQARKISMMELFSPKRLESYRYIREEEMKAFLHDLFDMRESPVTLIDHLSDLSLNVISRMVLGKKYTQKTDGSIMNPEKFKKMINEVFVLSGGLSIGDSIPWINFLDLDGYIKRMKAVSKKFDRFLEHVLDEHNERERGMEDYVAKDMVDVLLQLADDPNLEVKLERHGVKAFILDFIAGGTDTSAVTVEWAMSELLRKPEIIERATEELNKVIGKERWVQETDIVNLPYINAITKEAMRLHPVVPMLIPRLCREDCKIGDYDIPKRTRALVSVWTIGRDPEIWGDPDEFRPERFIWREIDVKGQDIELLPFGSGRRMCPGYTLGLKMVHGSLANLLHGFEWKLPGEMRPGDLDMEEVFGLTTPRKVPLLAVPKPRLPPHLYSMY